A genomic window from Slackia heliotrinireducens DSM 20476 includes:
- the groL gene encoding chaperonin GroEL (60 kDa chaperone family; promotes refolding of misfolded polypeptides especially under stressful conditions; forms two stacked rings of heptamers to form a barrel-shaped 14mer; ends can be capped by GroES; misfolded proteins enter the barrel where they are refolded when GroES binds): MAKEIKYNTDARSSLAAGVTKLSDAVKVTLGPKGRYVALERSYGAPTITNDGVTVAREIELEDPVENMGAQLVREAATKTNDGAGDGTTTATLLTDVIVTEGLRNVTAGANPLAIRRGIDKATEAIVNQIKADAIEISDQEQIANVGTISAGDAAIGQKIAEAMQIVGKDGVISVEDSNTFGIDIDTVEGLQFDKGYISPYMATDMERMEAVLKNPVILLTDQKISNIQEILQLLEQVMQSGHPLLIIAEDIEGEALATILLNKLRGTFQCVAVKAPGYGDRRKRMLEDIAIVTGGTVITADFGMTLSEATVDMLGSAKTVKVSKDNTTIIDGSGDANAIKERVDQIKAEMDVTESEFDRSKLQERLAKLAGGVAVLKVGAATESELKEKKSRIEDALQATRAAVEEGIVAGGGVALLDALPALDAVECENHDEEVGVAIIRKALEAPLRTIAQNAGYEGSVIVERIKGMEKGQGLNCATGEYGDLVAMGVADPVKVTRTALQSAVSVAGLILITEATVNEIPKDGPDLSALAGAAGGMGGMM, from the coding sequence ATGGCTAAAGAGATTAAGTACAATACCGACGCGCGCAGCAGCCTTGCCGCCGGCGTCACCAAGCTTTCCGACGCCGTCAAGGTCACCCTTGGCCCCAAGGGCCGTTATGTCGCCCTTGAGCGTTCCTATGGTGCTCCCACCATCACCAACGACGGTGTGACGGTCGCTCGTGAAATCGAACTCGAGGATCCCGTGGAGAACATGGGTGCCCAGCTGGTCCGTGAAGCTGCCACCAAGACCAACGATGGCGCTGGCGACGGCACTACCACCGCAACGCTCCTGACCGACGTCATCGTCACCGAGGGCCTGCGCAACGTTACCGCCGGTGCAAACCCGCTGGCTATCCGCCGCGGCATCGACAAGGCCACCGAGGCCATCGTCAACCAGATCAAGGCTGACGCAATTGAGATTTCCGACCAAGAGCAGATTGCCAACGTCGGCACCATCTCCGCAGGCGACGCAGCCATCGGTCAGAAGATTGCCGAGGCCATGCAGATCGTCGGCAAGGACGGCGTCATCTCCGTTGAGGATTCCAACACCTTCGGCATCGACATCGACACCGTCGAGGGCCTGCAGTTCGACAAGGGCTACATCTCTCCCTACATGGCTACCGATATGGAGCGCATGGAGGCTGTTCTGAAGAACCCTGTCATCCTGCTCACCGACCAGAAGATCAGCAACATTCAGGAGATTCTGCAGCTGCTCGAGCAGGTCATGCAGTCCGGTCATCCGCTGCTGATCATCGCTGAGGACATCGAGGGCGAGGCTCTGGCCACCATCCTGTTGAACAAGCTGCGCGGCACCTTCCAGTGCGTTGCCGTCAAGGCTCCTGGCTACGGCGACCGTCGTAAGCGTATGCTCGAGGACATCGCCATCGTCACCGGTGGCACGGTCATCACTGCCGACTTCGGCATGACCCTGTCCGAGGCCACCGTCGACATGCTCGGCAGCGCCAAGACCGTCAAGGTCAGCAAGGACAACACCACGATCATCGACGGTTCCGGCGACGCAAACGCCATCAAGGAGCGCGTTGACCAGATCAAGGCCGAAATGGATGTCACCGAATCCGAGTTCGACCGCAGCAAGCTGCAGGAGCGCCTGGCCAAGCTGGCCGGCGGCGTGGCCGTCCTGAAGGTCGGCGCTGCAACCGAGTCTGAGCTCAAGGAGAAGAAGTCCCGCATCGAGGACGCTCTGCAGGCAACCCGTGCAGCCGTCGAAGAGGGCATCGTCGCTGGCGGCGGCGTGGCTCTACTGGACGCTCTGCCGGCTCTGGATGCCGTCGAGTGCGAGAACCATGACGAGGAAGTCGGCGTTGCCATCATCCGCAAGGCTCTGGAGGCTCCGCTGCGCACCATCGCTCAGAACGCTGGCTACGAAGGCAGCGTTATCGTCGAGCGCATCAAGGGTATGGAGAAGGGCCAGGGTCTGAACTGCGCCACCGGCGAGTATGGCGACCTGGTTGCCATGGGCGTCGCCGATCCTGTGAAGGTCACCCGCACCGCTCTCCAGTCCGCTGTTTCCGTTGCCGGCCTGATCCTCATCACCGAGGCAACCGTCAACGAGATTCCGAAGGACGGTCCGGACCTGTCCGCTCTCGCTGGCGCTGCCGGCGGTATGGGCGGCATGATGTAA